One Candidatus Obscuribacterales bacterium DNA window includes the following coding sequences:
- a CDS encoding NUDIX hydrolase has protein sequence MINGQEPPQLLKQKLLYQGRKFAFEVARLRLPNRAEIDGECIRHPGGALAIPVTPDGQLVLTKQYRFAACGRLLEFPAGTVEPHEDPATTIQREIQEEVGYRAQRWQTLGTFLLAPGYSDEKIYAFLAQDLEKLEVPLAQDLDEDIDVVHMTVAEVEQAIFEGQLVDAKSIASFFLARPLLS, from the coding sequence ATGATCAATGGTCAAGAACCACCCCAACTGTTAAAACAAAAGCTGCTGTACCAAGGCCGCAAATTTGCCTTTGAAGTTGCTCGCCTCCGCCTCCCCAATCGCGCTGAAATCGATGGTGAATGCATCCGCCATCCAGGTGGGGCATTAGCGATTCCGGTGACCCCAGACGGGCAACTGGTGCTAACCAAACAATATCGCTTTGCCGCCTGCGGGCGATTGCTAGAGTTTCCGGCTGGGACAGTCGAACCCCATGAGGATCCGGCTACCACCATCCAGCGTGAAATTCAGGAAGAGGTGGGCTATCGCGCCCAGCGCTGGCAAACCCTAGGGACATTTCTCCTTGCGCCTGGCTATTCTGATGAGAAAATTTATGCCTTTCTAGCCCAAGATCTAGAAAAGCTGGAGGTACCCCTGGCTCAGGATCTCGATGAAGACATCGATGTGGTACATATGACGGTGGCAGAGGTGGAGCAGGCTATCTTCGAGGGTCAGTTAGTTGATGCTAAATCCATTGCTAGCTTCTTCCTAGCCCGCCCCTTGTTGTCCTAG
- the xseA gene encoding exodeoxyribonuclease VII large subunit, whose amino-acid sequence MQSFTALLPDSMLSVAGLNAHIQSVVEADPQLQQVWVMGEVSSANRYRSGLFFTLHDPDALASVHCVVWNHQLSRLTTVPNPGAQLIVLGQVRVYPRRGQYQLIVTQTIPAGAGLRAIRYQQLRDRLQVEGLFDDQQKRSLPAHPRIVAVVTSPQAAAWGDVQRTLRSRYPGLHVLFSPALVQGDQAPDSIVAAIERVVQDGRAEVLILSRGGGAVEDMVCFDDERVVRAIAACPIPIVSGIGHQRDESLSDLAADVCAHTPTAAAELAVPDLQALLTQHHERVLSLKQAIHSYLDRVDSRLQRSRSRLQQVRLDRRLRQETQVVQWLQQQLIQSVRRQLTTQQQRCYTLKQALISIDPTAVLQRGYAVVRDEQGQIVRSVQGLPAGHPLRITFVDGTIQVQVTAVEAIPPPTS is encoded by the coding sequence ATGCAGAGTTTTACCGCACTATTGCCCGACTCGATGCTCTCTGTGGCGGGGCTGAATGCTCATATCCAGTCTGTTGTGGAAGCAGATCCACAGTTGCAGCAGGTGTGGGTGATGGGGGAGGTGTCGAGTGCTAACCGCTACCGCAGTGGATTATTTTTCACGCTCCATGACCCAGATGCCCTAGCGTCGGTACATTGCGTGGTGTGGAATCATCAGCTATCGCGGTTGACGACGGTGCCGAATCCTGGCGCGCAGTTGATTGTGCTAGGGCAGGTGCGGGTCTACCCTCGGCGGGGACAGTATCAACTGATTGTGACCCAAACTATTCCTGCTGGGGCAGGTTTGCGGGCTATTCGCTATCAGCAATTGCGCGATCGCCTCCAGGTAGAAGGGTTGTTTGATGATCAGCAAAAGCGATCGCTGCCTGCCCATCCCCGAATCGTGGCGGTGGTCACCTCACCGCAGGCTGCCGCTTGGGGCGATGTTCAGCGCACCCTGCGTTCCCGCTACCCAGGTCTGCATGTGCTGTTTTCTCCGGCCCTTGTCCAAGGCGATCAAGCACCCGATAGCATTGTGGCGGCCATCGAACGGGTGGTGCAGGATGGCCGGGCTGAGGTGCTGATTCTGTCTCGGGGCGGTGGGGCAGTGGAAGATATGGTTTGTTTTGATGATGAGCGGGTGGTGCGAGCGATCGCCGCCTGTCCCATTCCCATCGTGTCGGGTATTGGCCACCAGCGAGATGAATCCTTATCAGACCTAGCGGCCGATGTTTGTGCCCATACGCCCACGGCGGCAGCAGAATTGGCGGTGCCCGACCTCCAAGCGCTCTTGACCCAGCATCACGAGCGAGTCTTGTCCCTGAAGCAAGCGATCCATAGTTACCTCGATCGGGTCGATAGCCGTCTGCAGCGATCGCGATCGCGCCTCCAACAGGTTCGTCTCGATCGTCGTCTGCGGCAAGAAACCCAAGTCGTGCAATGGTTACAACAACAGCTCATTCAGTCTGTCCGTCGCCAACTCACCACTCAGCAGCAGCGCTGCTACACCCTGAAACAAGCGCTGATCTCCATTGATCCCACCGCCGTCCTCCAGCGAGGGTATGCGGTGGTGCGCGATGAACAGGGACAGATTGTGCGTTCGGTACAGGGATTGCCCGCTGGACATCCCCTGAGAATTACCTTCGTGGATGGAACCATTCAGGTTCAGGTCACGGCTGTTGAGGCCATTCCGCCGCCTACGTCCTAA
- the xseB gene encoding exodeoxyribonuclease VII small subunit, whose amino-acid sequence MIDFPDGTVPPNHNQPLPDDWHYETTVAEVEHIIEQIEMGELELADVFEQFATAVQYLQQCEAFLSEHQQHMDLLIETLAEED is encoded by the coding sequence ATGATTGATTTCCCTGATGGGACAGTTCCACCGAATCACAACCAGCCTTTGCCCGATGATTGGCATTATGAAACGACCGTGGCAGAGGTTGAACATATTATTGAGCAGATTGAAATGGGGGAACTGGAGCTGGCAGATGTGTTTGAACAATTTGCTACCGCTGTTCAATACCTGCAGCAATGCGAGGCATTTTTGTCGGAGCATCAGCAGCATATGGATTTACTGATTGAAACCCTGGCGGAGGAAGACTGA